One part of the Algibacter sp. L1A34 genome encodes these proteins:
- a CDS encoding tetratricopeptide repeat protein, producing MIKNNIFSLLVAIGFSCQVMAQKSAVYTSNLVEYQKALSLYNNQQYLAAKSLFSNVEKTAKEDVLQSDCAYYIANCAVRLNQQNADQLIENFVEDYPTSTKRNTAFVDVADYYFANGKYSYAQKWYQKVDINALGKPEKEKFYFNNGYTAFTTKQFKDAKKYLTKVENSKEYGSQAKYYIGFMAYEGDDYDKANEYFEQVNDQERYKEKLSYYQADLHFKLGKFEEAIKLAKTQLSKSDTDEVSELSKIIGESYFNLEKYAEAIPYLKEYKGKKGKKDRVGKWSNTDYYQLGYAYYKQGDFDKAVSEFNKIIGGKNSIAQNAYYHLGESYISLDKKQEALNAFKNASEMDFDLKIQEDAWLNYAKISYEIGNSYQSAPQVLSSYLEKYPNTSYKEEVETLLIDSYITSKNYKEALKLLEGKRSFENKVAYQKVAFYRGLELYNENKFKEAAALFDGSLKEQQDQRFTARATFWKAETDYNLTNYDDALIGFKQFQHQIEASSTPEFENLDYNLAYTYFKLKNYSQATNYFNQFISNKKDDKVRLNDAYLRLGDVHFVSSEYSSAIDAYENAIKLNEIESDYAFFQKAISIGYAGNTSKKISELGSFISQYPNSKLRDDAMFELGNSYVKANETDKAMQVYDRLASEYRMSSFVPKSLLRQGLVYYNASQNEQALVKFKKVAKDYAGSPEAVQAVATARLIYIDLGRVNEYAVWVKQLDYVEVTDADLDNATYEAAEKQYLDNNTDRAITQFNKYLNEFPRGLHALQSHFYVAQLYVKKDLLENAAPHYKYVVEASRSEYTEEALSRLSQFYLSSKNWNQAMPILSRLENEANFPQNVIFAQSNLMKANYELDNYNEAVAYAEKVLKNSKIDNKIKADAQVIIARSAIKTNNEDLAKTAYTQVEKVATGETAAEALYYNAYFKNKEGKYEASNVSVQKLAKDFSGYKYYSAKGLVLMAKNFYALKDAFQATYILESVIKNFKEFDDVVAEAKTELSKIRKEEAKTNSSILPED from the coding sequence ATGATTAAAAATAATATTTTTTCCCTGTTGGTTGCCATTGGTTTTAGTTGTCAAGTTATGGCACAAAAATCGGCTGTTTATACCAGTAACTTGGTGGAGTATCAAAAAGCATTATCACTTTATAATAATCAGCAATATCTTGCGGCTAAATCATTATTTAGTAACGTCGAGAAAACGGCTAAAGAAGATGTCTTACAGTCCGATTGTGCCTATTATATCGCCAATTGTGCGGTAAGATTAAATCAGCAAAACGCCGATCAGCTTATCGAGAACTTTGTTGAAGATTATCCAACAAGTACCAAAAGGAATACCGCTTTTGTAGATGTAGCCGATTATTATTTCGCTAATGGAAAATACTCTTATGCCCAAAAATGGTATCAAAAAGTAGATATTAATGCTTTAGGTAAACCTGAAAAAGAAAAATTTTATTTCAATAATGGTTATACTGCTTTTACTACTAAGCAATTTAAAGATGCAAAAAAGTATTTAACTAAAGTTGAAAACTCTAAAGAGTACGGATCACAAGCTAAATATTACATTGGTTTTATGGCTTATGAAGGCGATGATTATGATAAAGCAAACGAGTATTTCGAGCAAGTAAACGACCAAGAGCGTTACAAAGAAAAGCTTTCTTATTATCAGGCCGATTTGCATTTTAAATTAGGGAAATTTGAAGAAGCCATCAAATTAGCCAAAACTCAATTGAGTAAAAGTGATACAGATGAAGTTTCCGAGCTTTCTAAAATTATAGGAGAAAGTTATTTCAACCTTGAAAAATATGCGGAAGCTATTCCTTACTTAAAGGAGTACAAAGGAAAGAAGGGAAAAAAAGATCGTGTAGGTAAATGGAGTAATACAGATTATTATCAGTTGGGTTATGCGTATTACAAACAAGGCGATTTTGATAAAGCTGTTTCAGAATTTAATAAAATTATTGGCGGTAAAAATTCTATTGCTCAAAATGCTTATTATCATTTAGGAGAAAGTTATATTAGTTTAGATAAAAAGCAAGAAGCTTTAAATGCTTTTAAGAATGCTTCGGAAATGGATTTCGATTTAAAAATTCAGGAAGATGCTTGGTTAAATTACGCGAAAATTAGTTACGAAATTGGAAACTCATACCAGTCTGCTCCACAAGTATTATCTAGTTATTTAGAGAAATATCCAAATACAAGTTATAAAGAAGAAGTAGAAACGCTTTTAATTGATTCTTATATTACTTCAAAAAATTATAAAGAAGCACTTAAATTATTAGAAGGTAAGCGTAGTTTCGAAAATAAGGTAGCATATCAAAAAGTAGCTTTTTATAGAGGGTTAGAATTGTATAACGAAAATAAATTTAAAGAAGCAGCTGCTCTTTTCGATGGTTCGTTAAAAGAACAACAAGATCAAAGATTTACAGCTAGAGCAACCTTTTGGAAAGCCGAAACCGATTATAATTTAACAAATTATGACGATGCTTTAATTGGCTTTAAACAATTTCAGCACCAAATAGAGGCTTCATCTACACCAGAATTTGAAAATCTAGATTATAATTTGGCTTATACTTATTTTAAGCTTAAAAATTATTCTCAAGCTACAAATTACTTTAACCAATTCATTTCTAATAAAAAGGATGATAAAGTAAGGTTGAATGATGCTTATTTACGCTTGGGAGATGTTCATTTTGTATCTAGTGAGTACAGCAGCGCTATAGATGCTTACGAAAATGCTATTAAATTAAATGAAATAGAATCCGATTACGCATTCTTTCAAAAAGCCATCAGTATAGGTTATGCGGGGAATACTTCAAAAAAAATAAGTGAATTAGGAAGTTTTATTTCACAATATCCAAATTCTAAACTTCGCGATGATGCTATGTTCGAATTGGGGAATTCGTATGTAAAAGCGAATGAAACGGATAAAGCTATGCAAGTTTACGATCGTTTAGCAAGCGAGTATAGAATGAGTTCGTTTGTACCAAAAAGTTTGTTGCGTCAAGGTTTGGTGTATTATAATGCTAGCCAGAACGAGCAAGCATTGGTGAAATTTAAAAAAGTAGCAAAGGATTATGCTGGTTCGCCAGAAGCTGTTCAAGCAGTTGCAACGGCCAGATTAATTTATATTGATTTAGGTCGTGTAAACGAATATGCGGTTTGGGTTAAACAACTAGATTATGTTGAAGTTACCGATGCAGATTTAGATAACGCGACTTACGAAGCTGCTGAAAAGCAATATTTAGATAATAATACAGATCGTGCAATTACGCAATTCAATAAATATTTAAATGAGTTTCCACGCGGATTACATGCTTTGCAATCGCATTTCTATGTAGCGCAACTTTATGTTAAAAAAGATTTATTAGAGAATGCTGCACCACATTATAAATATGTTGTTGAGGCATCGCGAAGTGAATATACAGAAGAAGCGTTATCAAGGTTATCTCAGTTTTATTTAAGCTCAAAAAACTGGAACCAAGCCATGCCGATTTTATCGAGATTAGAAAATGAAGCCAACTTTCCGCAAAACGTAATTTTTGCACAGTCTAATTTAATGAAAGCTAATTACGAATTAGATAATTATAATGAAGCGGTTGCTTATGCCGAAAAAGTGTTGAAAAACTCTAAAATTGATAATAAAATTAAAGCGGATGCTCAAGTTATAATCGCACGTTCAGCTATTAAAACAAACAATGAAGATTTAGCAAAAACAGCATATACACAAGTAGAAAAAGTTGCTACTGGAGAAACTGCTGCTGAAGCTTTGTATTATAATGCATACTTCAAAAATAAGGAAGGGAAGTATGAAGCGTCAAATGTTTCTGTTCAAAAACTAGCTAAAGATTTTTCTGGGTATAAATATTATAGTGCGAAAGGTTTAGTGCTTATGGCTAAAAATTTCTATGCTTTAAAGGATGCTTTTCAAGCTACATATATTTTAGAAAGTGTTATTAAAAACTTTAAGGAATTTGATGATGTTGTTGCAGAAGCTAAAACTGAATTAAGTAAAATTAGGAAAGAGGAAGCTAAAACAAACTCATCTATTTTACCTGAAGATTAA
- a CDS encoding O-antigen translocase has protein sequence MFLKYFSYNAILVVGKLLSSFIISKVSAVYLGPSGYAIVGNLKNVIQAILGVSVSGFESGVIKHIAENKKNDKLLNTIISSVVVFSVAIAIVIGIVLFFFANILSEYILKDTSLASIFKLFGCLLPLTSLNFLVVYILNGKQKLNLYAKIISITNVLNAFLTFLLIYYFDLHGALLASVIIPAISFLLSFLFKEIRIIFFTVYKNIKNVSMTFIKSISIYILMASYSSLLISISYLLIRNEIIGKLGIDTAGLWEAMNKISMFYMVFFSSLFTLYLLPQLAINKTISGYYSIMKSYFKYLIPLTCVGFLCILLSRSLLIKIFLTDAFQSIEQFFYLQLVADFTKIIAFSLAYQFHAKKMVKFYFITDAILYISFYLLSLCFIRYFDLQGVFYAYVISTICYLVSVSLFIFFNNKNYLETQ, from the coding sequence ATGTTTCTAAAATATTTTTCATACAATGCTATTTTAGTTGTAGGGAAACTATTGTCTTCATTTATTATATCAAAAGTTAGTGCGGTATACTTAGGTCCTTCTGGTTATGCAATTGTTGGTAACTTGAAAAATGTCATACAAGCTATTTTAGGTGTATCCGTAAGTGGTTTTGAAAGTGGAGTAATTAAGCATATAGCAGAAAATAAGAAGAATGATAAGTTATTAAATACCATAATTTCTTCAGTTGTTGTATTTAGTGTAGCAATAGCAATTGTGATTGGTATTGTCTTGTTTTTTTTTGCTAATATTTTGAGTGAATATATATTAAAAGATACTTCTTTAGCATCAATTTTTAAGCTGTTTGGTTGTTTGTTACCTCTAACTTCGTTAAATTTTTTAGTTGTTTACATACTTAATGGAAAGCAAAAACTGAATTTATATGCAAAAATAATTTCTATAACCAATGTTTTAAATGCGTTTCTTACGTTTTTATTAATATATTATTTCGATTTGCATGGTGCTTTACTGGCAAGTGTTATAATTCCTGCAATAAGTTTTCTATTATCTTTTCTATTTAAAGAAATAAGAATTATTTTTTTTACTGTTTATAAAAACATAAAAAATGTTTCGATGACTTTTATAAAGTCTATTTCAATTTATATTTTAATGGCTTCTTATTCATCATTATTAATTAGTATTTCTTACCTTTTAATTAGAAATGAGATTATTGGAAAATTAGGAATAGATACTGCTGGTTTGTGGGAAGCCATGAATAAAATATCTATGTTTTATATGGTTTTTTTTTCATCCCTATTTACATTATATCTTTTGCCTCAGTTAGCCATTAATAAAACAATTAGTGGGTATTATTCCATAATGAAATCATATTTTAAGTATTTAATTCCCTTAACATGTGTTGGTTTTTTGTGTATACTACTTTCTAGATCTTTATTGATAAAAATTTTTTTAACGGATGCTTTTCAATCGATTGAACAATTTTTTTATTTACAGTTAGTCGCGGATTTTACCAAAATTATTGCGTTTTCATTGGCTTATCAATTTCATGCTAAAAAGATGGTTAAGTTTTACTTTATAACAGATGCGATATTATATATATCTTTTTACCTTTTAAGTTTGTGTTTTATACGCTATTTTGATTTACAAGGTGTTTTTTATGCCTATGTTATTAGTACTATATGTTATTTGGTATCCGTATCGCTGTTCATCTTTTTTAACAACAAAAACTATTTAGAAACTCAATGA
- a CDS encoding glycosyltransferase family 2 protein produces the protein MIPFFSVVIPLYNKEKFIDATLKTVLDQSFSDFEIIIINDGSTDNSLNIVEQIKDKRIRLYSNENIGLPSTRNYGIHKAKSDFMAFLDADDLWREDYLETIHKLILTYKDFSAFATGYKTLTPKSTADLSVTKFSLNHIKHICNYLDMLNSNISPSSLVVNKKVFKEIGYFDESVNYGEDEDFYIRLLKKYDFVIYESPKIYYRILFENQMTSPNANFKKVIPDFNKYLNNENCEDLKPYLDFIHFKLVVLFKMEKNNKLVTLYKEKIDPANLSNIQSIKYHLPIPIFYLLKKIYLKTF, from the coding sequence ATGATACCATTCTTTTCCGTTGTAATTCCGCTATATAATAAAGAAAAGTTTATTGATGCAACACTAAAAACTGTATTAGACCAATCATTTAGCGATTTTGAAATTATCATTATAAATGATGGCTCTACCGATAACAGTTTAAATATAGTTGAACAGATTAAAGATAAAAGAATTAGATTATACTCTAATGAAAATATAGGGCTACCTTCTACAAGAAATTATGGTATACATAAAGCAAAATCCGATTTCATGGCCTTTCTTGATGCCGATGATTTATGGAGGGAAGACTATCTAGAAACAATTCATAAATTGATTTTAACTTATAAAGACTTTAGTGCTTTTGCCACGGGCTATAAAACTCTAACTCCAAAATCGACTGCTGATTTGAGTGTTACTAAATTTTCATTAAATCATATAAAACATATCTGCAATTATTTAGACATGTTAAATTCAAATATCTCACCTAGCTCTTTAGTAGTAAACAAAAAAGTTTTTAAAGAAATTGGATATTTCGATGAAAGCGTTAATTATGGTGAAGATGAAGATTTTTACATTAGGCTTTTAAAAAAATATGATTTTGTGATATATGAATCTCCCAAAATATATTACAGAATACTTTTTGAAAACCAAATGACAAGCCCAAACGCAAATTTTAAAAAAGTTATACCAGATTTTAACAAGTATCTGAATAATGAAAATTGTGAAGATTTAAAACCCTATTTAGATTTTATTCATTTCAAGCTTGTAGTTTTATTCAAAATGGAAAAAAACAATAAGCTTGTAACCCTTTATAAAGAAAAAATAGATCCTGCTAATTTATCTAATATTCAAAGTATTAAATATCATTTACCGATTCCTATATTTTATTTATTAAAAAAAATCTATTTAAAAACCTTCTAA
- a CDS encoding glycosyltransferase: MNKKICLLTDSLSSGGAEKMVANMSLSLSKAGYDVHILTMINDVSYNFAGKLYNFGLVKEKETKVKAFFKLKSFFKRHSFNVIIDHRMRDKFVKEFLLSSYVFKNFNIVYCIHSYELAYYFSKHLAISLMKFQHVKNRKFVAVSLEIKNQLKNQLKTESTLIYNYTLESQTKLPELKENKIYGNYIIGVGRLEKIKQFDVLINCYKNSKLSQNNIKLLIFGKGAEDDNLKQLIINLKLEGQVVIMGFDKNVLSFIEKAKALVLSSKHEGFGLVLIEALAVGTPVVSFDCECGPREIINHEVNGLLVEDQNQKELSNSINRLLDDDLYSKLKVGAIGWKNPFSEEKIINQWTQLLEGF; encoded by the coding sequence ATGAATAAAAAAATTTGTTTACTTACAGATAGCTTATCTTCAGGTGGTGCCGAAAAAATGGTAGCCAATATGTCCTTGTCTTTAAGTAAAGCGGGATATGATGTGCATATTTTGACTATGATTAATGATGTCAGTTATAATTTTGCAGGAAAACTGTATAACTTTGGCTTAGTTAAAGAAAAGGAAACTAAAGTAAAAGCATTTTTTAAGTTGAAAAGCTTTTTTAAACGTCATAGTTTTAATGTTATTATAGACCATAGAATGCGTGACAAATTTGTTAAAGAATTTTTGCTTTCAAGCTATGTGTTTAAAAACTTCAACATCGTTTATTGTATTCATAGTTATGAATTGGCTTATTATTTTTCTAAACATTTAGCGATTTCATTAATGAAATTTCAGCATGTAAAAAATAGAAAATTTGTAGCTGTAAGCCTTGAAATTAAAAACCAATTAAAAAACCAATTAAAAACAGAAAGTACTTTAATTTATAACTATACACTTGAAAGTCAAACTAAACTGCCAGAGTTAAAAGAAAACAAAATCTATGGTAATTATATTATTGGAGTAGGCAGGTTAGAAAAAATTAAACAATTTGATGTTTTAATTAATTGCTATAAAAATTCTAAGTTAAGTCAAAATAATATTAAACTTTTAATATTTGGTAAAGGTGCAGAAGATGATAATTTGAAACAACTAATTATTAATTTAAAGTTAGAAGGACAAGTTGTTATAATGGGTTTTGATAAAAATGTATTAAGTTTTATTGAAAAAGCTAAGGCATTGGTATTATCGAGTAAACATGAAGGTTTTGGGTTGGTGTTAATAGAAGCATTGGCTGTAGGCACTCCTGTCGTGTCCTTTGATTGTGAATGCGGCCCAAGAGAAATAATAAATCACGAAGTAAATGGTCTATTGGTTGAAGATCAAAATCAAAAAGAGTTATCTAATAGTATAAATAGACTGTTGGATGATGATTTGTATTCTAAATTAAAAGTAGGTGCTATTGGTTGGAAAAACCCTTTTTCTGAAGAAAAAATTATAAATCAATGGACTCAATTATTAGAAGGTTTTTAA
- a CDS encoding cell division ATP-binding protein FtsE, with the protein MSNAILELKNASIFQGESLVLSDVNVKINKGEFVYLIGKTGTGKSSFMKTLYGDLPLTKGEGHIVDFNLKTLKEKEIPFLRRKLGVVFQDFKLLPDRTINDNLLFVLKATGWKVKVEMNTRVDEVLNKVDMKTKGFKYPHELSGGEQQRVAIARALLNNPELILADEPTGNLDPQTSVEVMEVLQDINKNGNTILMATHDYALLLKYPSKTLKCDENAVYEVVQRKG; encoded by the coding sequence ATGTCGAATGCCATTTTAGAATTAAAAAACGCTTCTATTTTTCAAGGTGAAAGTTTAGTGCTTTCTGATGTTAATGTTAAAATAAACAAAGGGGAATTCGTGTATTTAATTGGTAAAACAGGTACCGGAAAAAGTAGTTTTATGAAAACGCTTTACGGCGATTTACCTTTAACTAAAGGAGAAGGGCATATTGTAGATTTCAATTTAAAAACTTTAAAAGAAAAGGAAATTCCGTTTTTACGTCGAAAATTAGGTGTAGTTTTTCAGGATTTCAAATTACTGCCAGATAGAACAATAAACGATAATCTATTATTTGTTCTAAAAGCAACAGGTTGGAAAGTTAAAGTTGAAATGAATACCCGCGTTGATGAAGTTTTAAACAAAGTTGATATGAAAACTAAAGGGTTTAAATATCCGCACGAACTCTCTGGAGGAGAACAGCAGCGCGTTGCTATTGCCCGTGCTTTACTTAATAATCCTGAGCTTATTCTTGCTGATGAACCTACAGGAAATTTAGATCCGCAAACTAGTGTTGAAGTTATGGAAGTACTTCAAGACATTAATAAAAACGGCAACACTATTTTAATGGCAACGCACGATTATGCTTTACTTTTAAAATACCCAAGTAAGACGTTGAAATGTGATGAGAATGCGGTTTATGAGGTGGTGCAGAGGAAAGGATAG
- a CDS encoding O-antigen translocase, translating to MKKLIDYINKHVLVKLTSLKTVLVVVKILAGILTSKAIALVIGPVGFALIGNLENFVSAFHNIALLGSYKTVVKYVGRFKDDAKLLSKTLSTVFYVGFLTTILVSMLCYLNAETINSFIFPKYNNYAYVIQIFAIALPFYAVNMYSFSIMSGFGKYKSMCHINIIGQLLSVSIALVLIYQSKIDGALISVVISESLIFLITLVGIFNRRSLAPSIQVKNISYDILKKMWPISIMALLSAVLLPLIALCIRSYIIDNLGYKEAGLWEAMNRISRYYLMFVTSIVGMSILSRLSKINNINKFKEEILIYYKTLIPILVVGFMVVYFLRSSIVSLVFTTEFKPVEGLFIWQLLGDFIRILAVMIAYHFLAKKMFWHYILTELFLVVMLYITSVYFIDIFDGVKGAVFAHFVSYLMYFGIISLLLWGPLFRIDANETSLKNE from the coding sequence TTGAAGAAATTAATAGATTATATTAATAAGCATGTTTTAGTAAAATTAACGTCGTTAAAAACGGTATTAGTGGTTGTTAAAATTCTTGCGGGTATTTTAACATCTAAGGCTATAGCTTTGGTTATTGGTCCTGTGGGCTTCGCTTTAATTGGTAATTTAGAGAATTTTGTTAGTGCATTTCATAATATAGCCTTATTAGGCTCTTATAAAACTGTTGTAAAATACGTGGGTCGTTTTAAAGACGATGCTAAATTATTAAGCAAAACACTTTCAACGGTATTTTATGTAGGGTTTCTTACTACTATTTTAGTATCTATGCTTTGCTATTTAAATGCAGAAACTATAAATAGTTTTATTTTTCCTAAATACAATAATTACGCCTATGTTATTCAAATTTTCGCAATTGCATTGCCTTTTTATGCCGTAAACATGTATTCCTTCTCTATAATGAGTGGATTTGGAAAATATAAGAGTATGTGCCATATAAATATAATAGGCCAGCTTCTAAGTGTTTCTATTGCATTAGTTTTAATTTATCAAAGTAAAATTGATGGTGCATTAATATCGGTAGTTATTTCCGAGTCTTTAATATTTTTAATTACGCTTGTAGGTATTTTTAATAGAAGAAGTTTAGCTCCTTCTATTCAAGTTAAAAATATAAGTTATGATATTTTAAAAAAAATGTGGCCAATTTCTATTATGGCTTTGCTTTCTGCTGTTCTTTTACCCCTTATAGCTCTTTGTATCCGATCTTATATTATTGATAATTTAGGTTATAAAGAAGCTGGTTTATGGGAAGCCATGAATAGAATATCTAGATATTATTTAATGTTTGTAACCTCTATAGTTGGGATGTCTATTTTATCTCGATTATCTAAAATTAATAATATAAATAAATTTAAAGAGGAAATTTTAATCTATTACAAAACATTAATTCCAATTTTGGTTGTTGGATTTATGGTTGTTTATTTTTTGAGGTCCTCCATTGTAAGTCTTGTTTTTACTACTGAGTTTAAACCTGTAGAAGGTTTGTTTATATGGCAATTACTTGGTGATTTTATTCGGATTCTTGCGGTAATGATAGCCTATCACTTTTTAGCAAAAAAGATGTTTTGGCATTATATCTTAACCGAGTTATTTCTTGTTGTAATGTTATATATTACAAGTGTTTATTTTATAGATATATTTGATGGTGTAAAAGGTGCGGTATTTGCACATTTTGTAAGTTATCTTATGTATTTTGGTATTATCTCTTTATTGTTATGGGGGCCTTTATTTAGGATTGATGCTAATGAAACCTCTTTAAAGAATGAGTAA
- a CDS encoding phosphoethanolamine transferase: MKNNLKRILILSLPLLCKYMFLLCFMEWDLFSHEDIIEDLCFFLVIILLFNNRLLKPQYLTDILCFIYVFYFVLETTSYMAVSSNFTSSYMYLLIESNPSELKEFSSSYFNIPIVIFIISFIGLFFVIRKIDFKKKNRFHSVIGVFGVIVIIAVLKLTGLIESNAYHNVVRGTYGYFEHQNSMKFDSVVDKDQIMINSNNEVLVIVLGESTARGHMQIYGYERETTPLLSSIKDSLYIYNDVISTDVITTKALPLVLTSAFNGGKEKSVINIIDVFNKSGYKTYWLSNQRPIGFYDNKVSELASFSSYVKFLNHRDEVKTTSYDEVLLPELKRTLNTKGKKVVFIHLIGTHFNYKNRYPKAYNKFNSVSETSEKINVINQYDNAVFYNDYVVWSILSDLKKVNAKSAFIYLSDHGENVYDNGTNFLGRTETNLKPVMFEIPFIIWTSKDFELPIDFEYKPGRKFMADHTYESIGHLFGIKHMDMDFSKSIFSTSFKERKRNVVNGINYDTYFLENNE, translated from the coding sequence ATGAAAAACAACCTAAAACGTATTTTAATATTAAGCCTTCCACTATTGTGTAAGTACATGTTTTTATTATGCTTTATGGAATGGGATTTATTTAGTCATGAAGATATAATAGAAGATTTGTGTTTTTTCTTAGTAATAATATTGTTATTTAATAACAGGTTATTGAAACCACAATATTTAACAGATATTTTATGCTTTATATATGTCTTTTATTTTGTTTTAGAGACCACATCTTATATGGCGGTTTCATCAAATTTTACGTCGTCATATATGTATCTTTTAATAGAATCTAACCCTTCGGAATTAAAGGAGTTCTCATCATCATACTTTAATATTCCTATTGTCATTTTTATTATTTCATTTATAGGTTTATTTTTTGTGATAAGAAAAATAGATTTTAAGAAAAAAAACAGGTTTCATTCCGTTATAGGTGTATTTGGAGTTATAGTAATTATTGCTGTTTTGAAACTAACTGGTTTAATTGAGAGCAATGCTTATCACAATGTAGTAAGAGGCACATACGGTTATTTTGAACATCAAAATAGTATGAAGTTTGATTCTGTTGTTGATAAGGATCAAATTATGATTAATTCCAATAACGAAGTTTTAGTTATTGTGTTAGGTGAATCTACAGCTAGAGGTCATATGCAAATTTATGGATATGAAAGAGAAACAACACCACTTTTAAGTTCAATAAAAGATAGTTTATATATATATAACGATGTTATTTCCACAGATGTGATAACAACAAAAGCCTTACCGCTTGTTTTAACCTCAGCTTTTAATGGTGGAAAGGAAAAAAGTGTGATTAATATAATAGACGTTTTTAATAAATCGGGATATAAAACCTATTGGTTATCAAATCAAAGACCAATAGGGTTTTATGATAATAAAGTTAGTGAGTTAGCCTCTTTCTCAAGTTATGTTAAGTTTTTAAATCATAGGGATGAAGTTAAAACCACAAGTTATGATGAAGTATTATTGCCAGAGTTAAAACGTACTTTAAACACCAAAGGAAAAAAAGTCGTTTTTATACATCTAATAGGAACACACTTCAACTATAAAAATAGATACCCAAAGGCATATAATAAATTTAATAGTGTTTCTGAGACATCTGAAAAAATAAATGTGATTAACCAATATGATAATGCAGTATTTTATAATGACTATGTAGTATGGTCAATTTTAAGCGATTTGAAGAAAGTAAACGCTAAGTCTGCCTTTATTTATCTATCGGACCACGGAGAAAATGTATATGATAACGGAACAAATTTTTTAGGAAGAACTGAAACTAATTTAAAACCAGTAATGTTTGAAATTCCTTTTATTATTTGGACTTCAAAGGATTTCGAATTACCTATAGATTTTGAATATAAACCAGGCAGAAAATTTATGGCAGACCATACTTATGAGAGTATCGGACATTTATTTGGTATAAAACATATGGATATGGATTTTAGTAAAAGTATTTTCAGCACGTCTTTTAAAGAACGAAAAAGAAATGTTGTAAATGGCATAAATTACGACACCTATTTTTTAGAAAATAATGAATAA
- a CDS encoding glycosyltransferase, which yields MLSILIPTYNYDITPLVKELSKQCIMCNVKFEILVFDDGSKSKLNSTNQNINAIDHCTFKELPINIGRSATRNLLANESKYNTLLFIDAGTFPKHSDFIKKYLSINDKVVLSGGMTHLKLPPNKPYKLRWLFTKTREYKVLCSSNFMIKKIVFSSNSFDETLKEYGYEDVLFFQNLSKKNIDTFFFNNPVIHGADDDANTFIKKTEFAIKNLINLLDDAKIDKNDQKIYRVFSILKKLKLVSFTNKLHNLLKPLFLKNFNSSYASILLFDLYKIGYFCYLKQNK from the coding sequence ATGCTTTCAATTTTAATACCTACATACAATTACGACATAACTCCCTTAGTTAAAGAACTAAGCAAGCAATGTATAATGTGTAATGTTAAATTTGAAATATTAGTTTTTGATGATGGTTCTAAATCAAAATTAAATTCCACAAACCAAAATATAAACGCCATTGATCACTGTACATTTAAAGAATTGCCTATCAATATTGGTCGGAGTGCTACAAGAAATCTATTAGCAAACGAATCAAAATATAATACGTTGCTTTTTATTGATGCTGGAACCTTTCCAAAACATTCTGATTTTATTAAAAAATATTTATCTATTAACGACAAGGTTGTTTTAAGTGGAGGTATGACCCACCTTAAATTACCCCCAAATAAACCATATAAACTAAGATGGTTATTTACTAAAACCCGCGAATATAAAGTCCTGTGTTCTTCAAATTTCATGATAAAAAAAATTGTTTTTTCATCAAATTCATTTGATGAAACATTAAAAGAATATGGATACGAAGATGTCCTGTTCTTTCAAAACTTAAGCAAAAAAAACATAGACACCTTTTTTTTCAACAATCCTGTTATTCATGGAGCAGACGATGATGCTAATACATTTATAAAAAAAACAGAATTCGCTATTAAAAATTTAATCAATCTTCTAGATGATGCTAAAATTGATAAAAACGATCAAAAAATTTATCGCGTTTTCAGTATATTAAAAAAACTAAAATTGGTTTCTTTTACGAATAAATTGCACAACTTGTTAAAACCTCTTTTTTTAAAAAACTTCAATTCTTCTTATGCGTCTATTTTACTTTTCGACCTTTATAAAATTGGTTATTTTTGTTATTTAAAACAGAATAAATGA